The following are encoded together in the Nicotiana tabacum cultivar K326 unplaced genomic scaffold, ASM71507v2 Un00001, whole genome shotgun sequence genome:
- the LOC107809585 gene encoding agamous-like MADS-box protein AGL62, whose product MADPDDNFSAVAKKPSIGRQKIKNVKIEVKNHLQVTFLKCRSGLFKKASELCTLCDVEIAIIVFSPVRKVFSFGHLNVESIIDRFLSRNHNPISNSSLHLIEAHRNASVHELNLQLTQILAELEVEKKRGESLDEMRKTNQSQYWWEAPISKLALHELEQLKDSIEVLKKNVTNQASKFMVETTANSSSYFGVNGNGIFDSYDIKPARNLVASNNLYNHNFCFDSDGLF is encoded by the coding sequence TTTCAGCCGTGGCAAAGAAACCTAGCATTGGTCGTCAAAAGATCAAAAATGTCAAAATAGAGGTCAAAAATCATCTTCAAGTTACCTTCTTAAAATGTCGTTCTGGTCTTTTCAAAAAAGCTAGCGAACTATGCACACTTTGTGATGTTGAAATAGCTATCATAGTTTTTTCTCCTGTAAGAAAAGTTTTCTCTTTTGGTCACCTTAATGTTGAGTCCATTATCGATAGATTCCTGTCAAGAAATCATAATCCAATTTCTAATTCGTCACTTCATCTTATTGAGGCTCATCGAAATGCTAGTGTTCATGAGCTCAATTTGCAATTAACTCAGATTCTTGCTGAGCTTGAAGTTGAGAAAAAAAGAGGAGAATCACTTGATGAAATGAGGAAAACAAATCAAAGTCAATATTGGTGGGAAGCTCCTATAAGTAAACTTGCTTTGCATGAACTTGAACAACTAAAGGATTCAATAGAGGTTTTAAAAAAGAATGTGACAAATCAAGCAAGCAAGTTTATGGTTGAGACTACTGCtaattcttcttcttattttggtGTTAATGGTAATGGGATTTTTGACAGCTATGATATTAAGCCAGCTCGAAACTTGGTTGCTTCAAATAATCTTTATAACCATAACTTTTGTTTTGATTCAGATGGATTGTTTTAA